In Deferrivibrio essentukiensis, a single window of DNA contains:
- the hisS gene encoding histidine--tRNA ligase: MFRKVKGFRDIFGVEVKYWELVESIAKDTFRSFGFNEFKLPILEKVEVFDRGIGASTDIVEKEMFVFKDRNDEILALRPEGTASLVRAFIENNLQNPPGVKKYYYYGPMFRRERPQKGRFRQFYQLGVEVFGSFSPLTDADVINLLYTLFLKCGIQDFLTLEINSVGCPECRPFYRDNLISFLKDKKDELCVDCKRRLDTNPLRVLDCKVDTCKSITENAPLMIDYLCDSCDEHFSETKKYLDNIGIKYVVNPKIVRGLDYYVRTAFEMTTTSLGASSAVGAGGRYDGLIKTLGGPDIPGIGFAIGVDRLVNIMMQKDFDISESIDAYCIIFDRERLKDILPVINNLRKNSISVEFDYEVASVKSQVKKADKLNASYALFFGEDELNKGVVTVKNMKTSTQCEVKIENLAEFIKGELA, from the coding sequence TTGTTTAGAAAAGTTAAGGGTTTTAGGGATATTTTTGGAGTTGAAGTTAAATATTGGGAGTTGGTTGAGAGTATCGCTAAAGATACTTTTAGAAGTTTTGGTTTCAACGAATTTAAACTGCCGATATTGGAGAAAGTTGAAGTCTTTGACAGGGGTATAGGAGCTTCAACAGATATAGTTGAAAAAGAGATGTTTGTATTTAAAGATAGAAATGACGAGATACTTGCATTAAGACCGGAAGGGACAGCTTCTTTGGTGCGTGCTTTTATAGAGAATAACCTACAAAATCCTCCGGGAGTGAAAAAGTATTACTATTATGGTCCAATGTTTAGGAGGGAAAGACCTCAAAAAGGCAGGTTTAGACAATTTTATCAGCTTGGTGTTGAGGTTTTTGGAAGCTTTTCCCCTTTAACTGATGCTGATGTTATAAATCTCCTTTATACACTTTTTCTTAAGTGTGGGATACAGGATTTTCTTACCCTTGAAATAAACAGTGTAGGCTGCCCGGAATGCAGGCCTTTTTACAGGGACAATCTTATCTCTTTTTTGAAAGATAAAAAGGATGAGCTTTGTGTTGACTGCAAAAGAAGACTTGATACCAATCCGTTAAGGGTATTAGATTGTAAAGTAGATACTTGCAAAAGTATTACAGAAAATGCTCCCTTGATGATAGATTACCTATGCGACTCATGTGACGAACATTTTAGCGAAACAAAAAAGTATTTGGATAACATTGGGATTAAATACGTTGTCAATCCTAAAATAGTCAGAGGGCTTGACTATTATGTGAGGACGGCATTTGAAATGACTACTACTTCACTTGGGGCAAGCAGTGCAGTGGGCGCCGGAGGTAGATATGACGGTCTTATAAAAACTCTTGGCGGGCCGGATATTCCTGGCATTGGGTTTGCGATAGGGGTTGATAGACTTGTAAATATTATGATGCAAAAAGATTTTGACATAAGTGAATCTATTGACGCTTATTGCATCATTTTTGATAGGGAGAGATTAAAGGATATACTCCCTGTAATTAATAATCTTAGGAAAAATAGTATATCGGTTGAGTTTGACTATGAGGTTGCATCTGTCAAATCTCAGGTTAAAAAGGCTGATAAGTTAAATGCATCATATGCTTTATTTTTCGGTGAAGATGAATTAAATAAAGGTGTTGTTACCGTAAAGAATATGAAAACTTCAACTCAGTGTGAAGTTAAAATAGAAAATCTGGCAGAATTCATAAAAGGTGAATTGGCATAA
- a CDS encoding AAA family ATPase, whose product MAIITISKEFGCAGDYVAERVAEKLNYKIINKEIIEYVSILTDTDREIVKSYDEERHSNFKATLSKYVDFSIFKDVFSLKDEELKYCRLKLDDDEGLFQENIKQDLSFDSEKYQNTVEKIIHKLAQKDNVVIVGRGGQFILKGYANAIHIRLYADKKSKIKWVSHREKIDEKTAEQKIQEIEKKRYNYIMHYYNEDVTDLNHYHLAINLSKSDIDEVSRMIVAIVKDRFAV is encoded by the coding sequence ATGGCGATAATTACAATTTCAAAAGAGTTTGGGTGTGCAGGAGACTATGTTGCTGAAAGGGTTGCTGAAAAGCTAAATTATAAGATTATTAATAAAGAGATTATTGAGTATGTTTCGATTCTTACCGATACTGATAGGGAAATCGTTAAAAGTTATGATGAGGAGCGGCATTCCAACTTTAAGGCAACATTGTCTAAGTATGTAGATTTTTCGATATTTAAGGATGTTTTCAGTTTGAAAGATGAAGAATTAAAGTATTGCAGATTAAAACTTGACGATGATGAAGGGCTTTTTCAAGAAAATATAAAGCAGGATTTATCTTTTGACAGCGAAAAATATCAAAACACGGTTGAAAAAATAATTCATAAGTTGGCTCAGAAGGATAATGTGGTAATTGTAGGCAGGGGGGGACAGTTTATTTTAAAAGGTTACGCTAATGCAATTCATATAAGACTTTATGCGGATAAAAAATCAAAAATCAAATGGGTCTCCCATAGGGAAAAGATTGATGAAAAGACTGCGGAGCAGAAAATTCAAGAGATTGAGAAAAAACGATATAATTACATTATGCATTATTACAATGAAGATGTAACAGATTTAAATCATTATCATTTGGCAATAAATCTAAGCAAATCAGATATAGATGAGGTGAGCAGAATGATAGTCGCAATTGTAAAGGACAGATTTGCTGTATAG